In one window of Drosophila mauritiana strain mau12 chromosome X, ASM438214v1, whole genome shotgun sequence DNA:
- the LOC117146888 gene encoding serine/threonine-protein phosphatase 6 catalytic subunit, producing MGDVDKWIEDVKKCKYLPENELKKLCEMVCDILLEETNILPVSTPVTVCGDIHGQFYDLEQLFRTGGQVPHTNYIFMGDFVDRGHYSLETFTRLLTLKARYPSRITLLRGNHETRQITKVYGFFDECFSKYGNANGWKYCCKVFDLLTIAAIIDEEVLCVHGGLSPEIITLDQIRTIDRNGEIPYKGAFCDLVWSDPEDMEYWGQSPRGAGWLFGHNVTKDFMAINNLNLICRAHQLVNEGIKYMFEGKLVTVWSAPNYCYRCGNVAAILSFETAEKRQTKIFLAVPDAERVIPKENTTPYFL from the exons ATGGGCGACGTGGACAAGTGGATAGAGGACGTGAAGAAATGCAAGTACCTGCCGGAGAACGAGCTGAAGAAGCTGTGCGAGATGGTCTGCGACATCCTCCTGGAGGAGACGAACATCCTGCCCGTGAGCACGCCCGTCACCGTTTGCGGTGACATCCATGGCCAG TTCTACGATCTGGAGCAGCTGTTCCGCACTGGAGGCCAGGTGCCGCATACCAACTACATATTCATGGGCGACTTCGTGGACAGGGGGCACTACTCGCTGGAGACATTCACCAGACTGCTCACGCTGAAGGCGCGCTATCCCAGCCGAATCACCCTGCTGCGCGGCAACCACGAGACGCGGCAGATCACCAAGGTGTACGGATTCTTTGACGAGTGCTTCAGCAAGTACGGCAATGCCAATGGCTGGAAGTACTGCTGCAAGGTCTTCGATTTGCTCACCATCGCTGCC ATCATCGACGAGGAGGTGCTGTGCGTGCACGGTGGCCTGAGTCCCGAGATCATTACCCTGGACCAGATCAGGACGATCGATCGCAACGGCGAGATACCGTACAAGGGTGCCTTCTGCGATCTGGTGTGGTCCGATCCCGAGGACATGGAGTACTGGGGCCAGAGTCCGCGCGGCGCGGGCTGGCTGTTTGGCCACAATGTGACCAAGGACTTTATGGCGATCAATAATCTGAACCTGATATGCCGAGCACATCAGCTGGTCAACGAGGGCATCAAGTACATGTTCGAGGGCAAGCTGGTGACCGTGTGGTCGGCGCCAAACTATTGCTATCGCTGCGGCAACGTGGCCGCCATTCTCAGCTTCGAAACGGCGGAGAAGCGGCAGACGAAGATCTTCCTGGCGGTTCCGGACGCGGAGCGTGTGATACCCAAGGAGAACACAACGCCCTACTTCCTGTAA